One segment of Thermodesulfovibrio sp. 3907-1M DNA contains the following:
- the murB gene encoding UDP-N-acetylmuramate dehydrogenase, which translates to MRNIEIFCKEKGIIYKKNEPLSEYTTLRVGGQADLIVFSEEDSIVELIEVIKNEGLAYYVIGGGSNLLVSDSGFRGVVINTKRMNRIDIEEFKIRASAGVKLQRLAAFVLKRSLSGMEGLVGIPGTVGGAVKGNAGSFGYEIKDSLEEVEVITDDLEIKVLKKQNMNFKYRSSGLPESWIIKSARFNLKSGEPFQKMKEFLKKKMETQPLKERSAGCVFKNPEGHSAGALIDKAGLKGMRIGDIVVSSVHANYFINAGSGKASDFLRLMDIVREKVFKLFSIELEPEIKILGGIL; encoded by the coding sequence ATGAGAAATATTGAAATTTTCTGCAAAGAAAAGGGAATTATTTATAAAAAAAATGAGCCGCTCTCTGAGTATACCACTTTGAGAGTTGGAGGACAGGCTGATTTAATAGTATTTTCAGAGGAAGACAGTATTGTGGAATTGATTGAAGTAATAAAAAACGAGGGATTAGCCTATTATGTTATAGGAGGAGGTAGTAACTTACTCGTAAGTGATAGTGGATTTAGAGGAGTGGTAATCAATACAAAAAGAATGAACAGAATAGATATTGAAGAATTTAAAATCAGGGCTTCAGCTGGAGTAAAGCTTCAAAGGCTTGCTGCCTTTGTTTTGAAAAGAAGTCTTTCAGGTATGGAAGGACTTGTTGGTATCCCAGGAACAGTCGGAGGTGCTGTGAAAGGCAATGCAGGCTCTTTTGGATATGAAATAAAGGACAGCCTTGAGGAAGTGGAAGTTATTACTGATGACCTTGAGATAAAGGTTTTAAAAAAGCAGAATATGAATTTTAAATACAGAAGTTCAGGACTGCCTGAATCATGGATTATTAAATCTGCCAGATTTAACTTAAAAAGTGGTGAGCCTTTTCAAAAAATGAAGGAGTTTCTTAAGAAAAAAATGGAAACACAACCTTTAAAAGAGAGGTCTGCGGGTTGTGTATTTAAGAATCCTGAAGGACACTCAGCAGGTGCTTTAATAGATAAAGCAGGATTAAAGGGAATGAGAATTGGAGATATAGTTGTAAGTTCTGTTCATGCTAACTACTTTATAAATGCTGGCAGTGGTAAAGCAAGTGATTTTCTGAGATTAATGGATATTGTTAGAGAAAAAGTATTCAAGCTTTTTTCTATTGAATTAGAACCTGAGATAAAAATTTTAGGGGGGATTTTATGA